Sequence from the Verrucomicrobiia bacterium genome:
CCGGCCTCTTGCGTCGCCCATCCGGGGAATGGTGGACGGTGAACGACCAGGTGGCTGGCGTGTACCGGATTGTTTTCGGGACGGATCCGCAGGCGGCCGATCTGGAGCGGGTTCCGGGGTTCTTCACGGTGGAACAGGTTCGGGCCCTGACGGGGAACGTACGCCCGGAACCGCGGCTGGACTGCGAGGGATTGGCGCAGGATTCGAAGGGCCGGGTGTATGTGTGCGAGGAGAGCCGGCGCTGGATTCTGCGGTGGGATCCTGAGTCGCTGTCGCTGGAACGGCTCGGGATCGATTGGGGGGCGGCGGCGCGACACTTTCATCCGACCGACCGGAACGCCTCGTTTGAGGGGATCGCGGTGGGGGGAGACCGGTTGTACGTGGCCAACGAGCGGCAGGTGGGGCGCCTGATCGTGGTGGACCTGGGAACGCTTCGGGCGATCGACGACTTCGCGGTGGCGCCGGCCGGGTCCGGGGGAGCCGACACGCATTACTCGGCACTGGCGTGGGCGGACGATGCGTTGTGGGTCCTGTTGCGCGATGCGCGATGCGTCTTGAAGGTGGATCCCATCGCCCGCCGGGTGCTGGCGGAGTTCGACTATGCGGGGATGGAGACGCGGCGCGAGGTGGCCTACGGCGCGTTCTTCGCTCCGGGATTCATGGAGGGGCTGTGGGTGGACGACACCCACCTCTGGCTGGTCACGGACAACAATGGATTCCGGAGGAGGGTGGATGGGCGGGATACCCGGCCCACGTTGCTTCGGGTGCCGCGTCCGGACCGGTAAGGAGGCCTTGTGAAGGGCGGGCGCGAGCGGGATCATGGGCGCCAGAGGAACCGGAACCTTGAACAGACTGCTTCTTCGCCACGGGTTGGCCGTACTGCTTGGGGTGATGTCTGCCGGCGCTCTTCCGGCGTGGGCGGCAGGGCGGCCGAACGTCATCCTGATCCTGACCGACGACCAGGGGTACGGGGACATCGCGGCGCATGGTCATCCCCACCTGATCACCCCGAACATGGATCGGCTGCGGGCGATGGGCGTGAGCCTGTCGAACTTCCATGTCGATCCCACCTGTTCGCCGACGCGTGCGGCCCTCATGACCGGGCGCTACTCGGCCCGGGTGGGGGTCTGGCACACGATCATGGGGCGCAACCTGCTGCGGGCGGACGAGACGACGGTGGCGGAAGTGTTCCGGCGGGCGGGCTATCGAACGGGCATTTTCGGCAAGTGGCATTTGGGGGACAACGCTCCGTACGGCGCCCGATTCCGCGGCTTTGAGGACGCCATCGTGCATGGAGGAGGCGGGGTTGGGCAGACGCCGGACTACTGGGGCAACGACTACTTCGAGGATCACTACAACGACAACGGGAGCTGGCGGCGCTTTCAGGGATACTGCACGGACGTGTGGTTTCGGGAGGCGCTGCGGTTCATCCGCGAATCCGGTACCCGACCCTTCTTCCTTTACCTGCCGACCAACGCGGCGCATCAGACGCGTCCCCACGTCGCGGAGCGCTACCGGGCGCTTTACGAGGGACTGGATGTCCCCGAGGCGGCGCGGATTTTCTGGGGGATGATCACCAACCTCGACGACAACCTCGGGGTGCTGCTCGATCGGCTCGGGCAGTGGGGCCTCCTTGAGAACACCGTGCTTGTCTTCATGGGCGACAACGGCACGACGTTGGGGCCCGGGCCATGGCCGGTGGGGGAGCGGGAGGCGTGGAACGGGCGTTACAACGTGGGCATGAGGGGCGCCAAGGGTTCCCAGTACGAAGGGGGCCACCGCGCCTTCTGTTACATCCATTACGCCGCGGGCGGGATGGCCGGCGGTCGCGAGGTGCCGCAACTCACCGCGCATCTCGACATCATGCCCACGCTGCTGGAGATCTGCGGCATTCCGGTGCCCCAAGACCTGGCGCTTGACGGCCGGTCGCTGGTTCCCCTCCTCCGAGGGGAATATGCCGGATGGCCCGAACGGACCCTGGTCGTTCACAACCAGCGGGTCCTGGACCCTGTCCGGTGGAAACAGACGTCCGTCATGACGGACCGCTGGCGGTTGGTGGACGACCGGGAGTTGTACGACATCGCCGAGGACCCGGGCCAGCGGCTCAATCGCATCGCCGAGCATCCCGAAGTCGCGGCCCGGTTGCGGGGGTTCTACGAGGGTTGGTGGAAGGACGTGGGCGCGCGCTTCCATGAGGCGGCGCTGCTCCATGTCGGCTCGGAACGGCAGAATCCGGTGCAACTGGACGCGCACGACTGGATGACGGCCGACGGCGATCCGATTCCGCCCTGGAACCAGCCGCACATTGTGCAGCGCCCGCTGCAGAACGGTCCGTGGCGGGTGAGGGTGGAGCGAGCCGGTCATTACGCTTTCACCTTGCGGGAGCGGCCGGAGGTGGCGGGTTTTGTCCTGACGGCGGAGCGGGCCCGGTTGAAGGTCGGGGAGTGGGTCGATGAGACACGGACGGTGCGGCCTGGGTCCACGGGAGTGCGGTTCCTGGCGGATCTCCCCGAAGGCGACGCCGAGGTCCGGACCTGGCTGATGGAGGCGGGGGGGAGGTCGCGCGGTGCGTATTACGTGGAGGTGGAGCACCTGGGGGGGCGGTAGGCGGGTGCGTGCCCCGAGGGGAGGTTTTCCCTCAGGGTCAGGGCGGGGATTCGCCGGGCGCACTCCATCCATCCAACCCGGCCTGGACACCCTCCAACGCTTCAAAGGGGATTTCGGGCGCAGGGCGTCCGGTGTCGGCGAGCTGGAACCAGGTATTGAGCGGGATGTGGCCGCTGGCGAATCCGCCATTGCGCAGGAAGAAGTCCGGATCGAGCACGCCCCCTGCAAAATCGAGGCGGTA
This genomic interval carries:
- a CDS encoding esterase-like activity of phytase family protein encodes the protein MNGRGPLPDSGDGRGNGRAIRFGAGRVGCILASLGVWVGACAGVLTAKADEASPALQVGEGLGPVRQDRGEPPGAPWPRHVVEADRWWLLNLPGGRRFDASGLLRRPSGEWWTVNDQVAGVYRIVFGTDPQAADLERVPGFFTVEQVRALTGNVRPEPRLDCEGLAQDSKGRVYVCEESRRWILRWDPESLSLERLGIDWGAAARHFHPTDRNASFEGIAVGGDRLYVANERQVGRLIVVDLGTLRAIDDFAVAPAGSGGADTHYSALAWADDALWVLLRDARCVLKVDPIARRVLAEFDYAGMETRREVAYGAFFAPGFMEGLWVDDTHLWLVTDNNGFRRRVDGRDTRPTLLRVPRPDR
- a CDS encoding arylsulfatase, with product MNRLLLRHGLAVLLGVMSAGALPAWAAGRPNVILILTDDQGYGDIAAHGHPHLITPNMDRLRAMGVSLSNFHVDPTCSPTRAALMTGRYSARVGVWHTIMGRNLLRADETTVAEVFRRAGYRTGIFGKWHLGDNAPYGARFRGFEDAIVHGGGGVGQTPDYWGNDYFEDHYNDNGSWRRFQGYCTDVWFREALRFIRESGTRPFFLYLPTNAAHQTRPHVAERYRALYEGLDVPEAARIFWGMITNLDDNLGVLLDRLGQWGLLENTVLVFMGDNGTTLGPGPWPVGEREAWNGRYNVGMRGAKGSQYEGGHRAFCYIHYAAGGMAGGREVPQLTAHLDIMPTLLEICGIPVPQDLALDGRSLVPLLRGEYAGWPERTLVVHNQRVLDPVRWKQTSVMTDRWRLVDDRELYDIAEDPGQRLNRIAEHPEVAARLRGFYEGWWKDVGARFHEAALLHVGSERQNPVQLDAHDWMTADGDPIPPWNQPHIVQRPLQNGPWRVRVERAGHYAFTLRERPEVAGFVLTAERARLKVGEWVDETRTVRPGSTGVRFLADLPEGDAEVRTWLMEAGGRSRGAYYVEVEHLGGR